In one Sulfuricella sp. genomic region, the following are encoded:
- a CDS encoding DsbC family protein: MLKATQFVAGLALMAAVHGAFASDAGDLKSLIEGKMPGLNVAVSENDPAVEQIRKSLAEKMPEVRIGAITRVPFGGLYEVVVNGINLFYTDEKAQVGYFGGSMVDLKTQANFTQKRMAQLRTIDFASLPLDKAIVRVKGNGSRKLALFSDPECPYCQDLEKELKDINDLTTYIFLLPLTEIHPDAQRKSELVWCASDKAKAWDSMMLENKEPAADQAKCATPLKEIAELATRLSISGTPGMIFPNGRLIPGGLPREKIEKLLN, encoded by the coding sequence ATGTTGAAAGCCACACAATTCGTTGCAGGCCTGGCCCTGATGGCAGCCGTCCATGGCGCTTTTGCAAGCGATGCCGGAGACCTGAAGAGCCTGATTGAAGGCAAGATGCCCGGACTCAATGTCGCGGTGAGCGAGAATGACCCGGCGGTGGAACAGATCAGGAAATCCCTGGCGGAAAAAATGCCGGAGGTCAGGATAGGCGCAATCACCAGGGTGCCGTTTGGCGGCCTGTACGAAGTGGTCGTCAACGGAATCAACCTCTTCTACACCGATGAAAAAGCACAGGTGGGATATTTCGGCGGCAGCATGGTTGACCTGAAAACCCAGGCCAACTTTACCCAGAAACGGATGGCTCAACTACGCACCATAGACTTTGCCAGCCTGCCTCTGGACAAGGCCATCGTCAGGGTAAAAGGCAACGGTTCGCGCAAGCTCGCGCTGTTTTCCGATCCGGAATGCCCTTACTGCCAGGATCTGGAAAAAGAGCTGAAAGACATCAATGACCTGACCACCTATATTTTCCTCTTGCCCCTGACGGAAATTCACCCTGACGCGCAGCGCAAGTCGGAATTGGTCTGGTGCGCCAGCGACAAGGCCAAGGCCTGGGATAGCATGATGCTGGAGAACAAGGAGCCTGCCGCGGATCAAGCCAAATGCGCAACGCCGCTCAAGGAAATCGCCGAACTGGCCACCAGGCTATCGATCAGCGGCACTCCCGGCATGATTTTTCCCAACGGAAGGTTGATACCCGGCGGTCTGCCGCGTGAGAAGATCGAGAAACTGCTGAACTGA
- the epsA gene encoding XrtB/PEP-CTERM-associated transcriptional regulator EpsA: protein MHLNGHLNHTLKGEDQEHLVSVIDSSLRVMNHHHFFSWTQGIVQSLVPHEILVCGISAGAESPMNFKRFSSSRYFDDACFSEVCHPEDGLLTRMISHSNVTGHPCMVGTGAGSLHHDEAWLPLLEKSELRNAAADGQRGPDGLLKSYFCFSRVEIPLSSRLAYLLQLLVPFLDAAYSRVLSNEEPVPASNELISVPPVTAREVQILNYIKLGKTNQQIAEALNLSPLTVKNHVQKTLKKLNAHNRGHAVARAINFGLLKAQ, encoded by the coding sequence ATGCATTTAAACGGGCACCTGAATCACACGCTCAAGGGCGAAGACCAGGAACATCTGGTTTCGGTGATCGACAGTTCTCTGCGCGTGATGAACCATCATCATTTCTTCTCCTGGACCCAGGGCATCGTGCAGAGTCTGGTGCCGCATGAAATCCTGGTCTGCGGCATTTCGGCTGGAGCCGAGTCGCCGATGAACTTCAAGCGATTTTCCAGTTCCCGCTACTTCGACGACGCGTGTTTTTCGGAGGTATGCCACCCGGAGGATGGTCTGTTGACGAGGATGATTTCACACTCGAACGTGACCGGGCACCCCTGCATGGTTGGAACGGGTGCAGGCAGCCTGCATCACGACGAAGCATGGCTGCCCTTGCTGGAAAAATCGGAGCTGCGCAACGCCGCGGCGGATGGTCAACGCGGCCCGGACGGCCTGTTGAAAAGCTATTTCTGCTTTTCCAGGGTCGAAATCCCGCTCAGTTCGCGCCTCGCCTATCTCCTGCAATTGCTGGTGCCATTCCTCGATGCGGCATATTCCCGCGTACTCAGCAACGAAGAGCCCGTTCCAGCCAGCAACGAATTGATCAGCGTGCCGCCCGTAACGGCCCGCGAAGTGCAGATACTCAATTACATCAAGCTGGGCAAGACCAATCAGCAGATTGCCGAGGCGCTGAATCTCAGCCCGCTGACCGTCAAGAATCACGTGCAGAAAACCCTGAAAAAGTTGAACGCCCACAACCGCGGTCATGCTGTTGCGCGGGCGATCAACTTCGGCCTGCTCAAGGCACAATGA
- a CDS encoding ankyrin repeat domain-containing protein, whose amino-acid sequence MSKKAYRRNMLATGLVLFMLASSATAGAATDVDLSLIEAAARNDTRIFNMMLEMGANPEVQDKGGNSALLMAAYHANRNMVRRLLEMRVEVNVKGSIGFTPLGAAAMNADPVIVQLLIKAGARLDVRDDAGNTPLLNALLFQRDANVQALLAAGADAGKTDTQGRSPLMVAVQAGRLDYVNALLDKGVDLNQADKEETNALFVAIFEGHDEIAQKLIAAGANVKLTANGYPPLHWASVMGRAELVATLVNAGAAAN is encoded by the coding sequence ATGAGCAAGAAAGCATATCGACGCAACATGCTTGCCACCGGCCTGGTTTTATTCATGCTGGCATCTTCCGCAACTGCCGGCGCTGCCACCGATGTTGATCTCAGCCTGATCGAAGCGGCCGCGAGGAACGACACGCGGATATTCAACATGATGCTTGAAATGGGCGCGAACCCCGAAGTTCAGGACAAGGGTGGAAATAGCGCGCTCCTGATGGCGGCGTATCACGCCAACCGCAACATGGTGCGCCGTTTGCTGGAAATGCGCGTCGAAGTCAATGTCAAGGGCAGCATCGGCTTCACCCCGCTGGGTGCGGCGGCCATGAATGCCGACCCTGTCATCGTGCAATTGCTCATCAAGGCCGGGGCGCGGCTCGATGTGCGGGACGATGCGGGCAACACGCCGCTGCTCAACGCACTTCTTTTCCAGCGTGATGCCAATGTGCAGGCGCTCCTGGCCGCTGGCGCGGACGCCGGCAAAACGGATACCCAGGGCCGGAGCCCGCTGATGGTGGCGGTGCAGGCGGGCCGTCTCGATTATGTGAACGCTTTGCTGGACAAAGGGGTCGATCTCAACCAGGCCGACAAGGAGGAAACCAACGCGCTATTTGTGGCCATATTTGAAGGTCACGACGAAATCGCGCAGAAACTCATTGCAGCGGGTGCCAACGTCAAACTCACGGCCAATGGCTACCCGCCGCTGCACTGGGCAAGCGTCATGGGCAGAGCGGAACTCGTGGCCACGCTGGTGAACGCAGGCGCAGCCGCAAACTGA
- a CDS encoding archaeosortase/exosortase family protein, whose amino-acid sequence MRRAVPSRMDMPDHPAAGEGKPGAAPGKRSMRRELNFAALFLVLFFALQFAYSLTRGSAVETVVIDLATVKPSAAAIAWIAPLDQARAEGHRIVSSHGSLSVLNGCEGTESLFLLLAAILAYPMPRYAKLKGAALGTVLIYSLNQARIVALYFAHGNSAEAFSLLHGYVAPVLIILLASLFFLWWIGRKECRTHGPLAPA is encoded by the coding sequence ATGAGGCGCGCAGTCCCGTCGCGAATGGACATGCCTGATCATCCCGCTGCCGGAGAGGGCAAGCCAGGCGCCGCTCCCGGCAAACGCAGCATGCGCCGCGAGTTGAATTTCGCTGCCCTGTTTCTCGTGCTTTTTTTTGCCCTGCAATTTGCCTACTCCCTGACTCGCGGCAGCGCCGTGGAAACCGTTGTTATCGACCTGGCCACGGTCAAGCCCAGCGCGGCAGCCATCGCCTGGATCGCACCGCTGGACCAGGCACGTGCAGAGGGGCACCGCATCGTCTCCAGCCATGGCTCGCTTTCGGTGCTGAACGGTTGCGAAGGAACGGAAAGCCTGTTTCTCCTGCTGGCGGCGATTCTCGCCTATCCCATGCCGCGCTACGCCAAGCTCAAGGGAGCGGCACTCGGCACCGTGCTGATTTACTCACTCAACCAGGCGCGCATCGTGGCGCTCTATTTCGCCCATGGAAACAGCGCGGAGGCCTTCAGCCTGCTCCACGGCTACGTGGCGCCGGTACTGATCATCCTGCTGGCCAGCCTGTTCTTCCTGTGGTGGATCGGCAGAAAGGAGTGCCGGACGCATGGACCGCTCGCGCCTGCCTGA
- a CDS encoding S8 family serine peptidase, which yields MCRTSAVFFLMLGILSALMPREADAAEPDALQKAPAAIIQKIQRGEQQDLLVLFDDAAVQREAAALRSKRGLKTDSDEIQAVKADRYKTLRQSVLAALPQGQHALLLGYSHLPMAFIRFRTPGALQTLLQRPDVIAVYPDEKKYTQLSQSLPMISQPLVSAAGDSGNGTTVMVIDTGANYTLPDLGSCTTPGVPASCKVNFYQNIADSSVALDSFGHGTNVSGIVAGVAPATKLAVINVFGSNAYTSDSLILAAIDWGIANRTALNLVAINMSLGDSVKYISPCSNAATNPYVTPIASAKAAGIVTVVASGNNGYTNGVTMPACTPGTVSVGAVYDANVGSMSFAACTDTTTVADKVACFSNSASFLTILAPGALISSAGYSYAGTSQATPHISGSVAVLRAAFGSESADQTIARMTGTGTMITDPRNGITKPRINLRAAALPGNDLFASRAPLTGNSGAAAGHSILASKEAGEPDHAGNAGGASLWWKWVAPANGQVSLDTHGSYFDTLLAVYSGASVSGLTPVAANDNDSSPNNTSGLLFQAYAGTEYQIAVDGLGGQAGDIQLNFYLNEAAQADLSISQSVTPSNPRVGDSVTYTLTVTNNGPQSATNVVLTDTLPASVNLLSASSSCLIAGPVVTCNLGTLANGASSTVILVANVLTDGSITNSAGVTSDVTDSVAANDTASVLILAAPFGNSDSDIPTLPEWGAILMAMLLMGAAFSRRPERPLA from the coding sequence ATGTGCAGGACTTCTGCGGTATTTTTCCTGATGCTCGGCATCCTGTCCGCGCTCATGCCCCGAGAGGCTGACGCAGCGGAGCCGGACGCATTGCAAAAAGCGCCCGCGGCCATTATTCAGAAGATTCAGCGCGGCGAGCAGCAGGACCTGCTCGTTCTGTTCGATGATGCCGCCGTTCAACGGGAAGCCGCCGCTCTGCGCAGCAAGCGCGGGCTGAAGACGGACAGCGATGAAATCCAGGCCGTCAAGGCAGACCGCTACAAAACGCTCAGGCAATCCGTACTCGCTGCCCTGCCACAGGGCCAGCATGCACTTCTTCTCGGTTACAGCCACCTTCCCATGGCGTTCATCCGCTTCCGGACGCCAGGGGCGCTGCAAACGCTGCTGCAGCGCCCCGATGTCATCGCCGTTTATCCGGACGAGAAAAAATATACGCAGTTGAGCCAAAGCCTGCCCATGATCAGCCAGCCTCTCGTTAGCGCTGCGGGTGACAGCGGAAACGGCACCACGGTAATGGTGATCGATACCGGCGCGAACTACACCCTGCCAGACCTGGGCTCGTGCACGACTCCTGGGGTGCCCGCCAGTTGCAAGGTGAATTTTTACCAGAACATCGCAGATTCCAGCGTTGCGCTGGATTCCTTCGGCCACGGCACCAATGTCTCCGGGATCGTGGCAGGGGTCGCCCCTGCCACGAAGCTTGCCGTGATCAACGTGTTCGGAAGCAACGCCTATACCTCGGATTCCCTGATACTGGCTGCCATCGACTGGGGCATTGCCAACAGGACGGCGCTTAACCTCGTCGCCATCAACATGAGCCTGGGCGATTCCGTCAAGTACATCTCGCCCTGCAGCAATGCCGCCACCAATCCTTATGTCACGCCCATTGCAAGCGCCAAGGCCGCGGGCATCGTTACCGTGGTCGCATCCGGCAACAACGGCTACACCAATGGCGTGACCATGCCGGCATGCACGCCGGGCACCGTTTCCGTGGGGGCGGTTTACGATGCCAACGTGGGGAGCATGAGCTTCGCGGCATGCACTGACACGACCACCGTGGCCGACAAGGTTGCCTGTTTCTCCAACAGCGCCAGTTTCCTGACGATTCTGGCCCCGGGGGCACTGATTTCCTCCGCCGGTTATAGCTATGCCGGAACTTCCCAGGCCACGCCGCATATCTCCGGTTCCGTGGCGGTGCTGCGTGCCGCGTTCGGCAGCGAAAGCGCGGACCAGACCATCGCGCGCATGACCGGCACAGGGACGATGATCACCGACCCTCGCAACGGCATCACGAAACCCAGAATCAACCTGCGTGCCGCAGCGTTGCCAGGCAACGACCTGTTTGCCAGCCGGGCGCCGCTCACGGGCAATTCGGGCGCCGCCGCCGGGCACAGCATACTTGCCAGCAAGGAGGCCGGCGAACCCGATCATGCGGGCAATGCCGGTGGCGCATCGCTATGGTGGAAGTGGGTGGCGCCAGCGAACGGCCAGGTATCGCTCGATACCCATGGCAGCTATTTCGATACCCTGCTGGCGGTCTATAGTGGTGCCAGCGTCAGCGGACTGACCCCCGTCGCCGCCAACGACAACGACAGCAGCCCCAACAACACCAGCGGTTTGCTGTTTCAGGCCTACGCCGGCACCGAATACCAGATTGCCGTGGACGGGTTGGGGGGCCAGGCCGGCGACATCCAGCTGAATTTCTACCTTAACGAAGCGGCGCAGGCAGACCTGTCCATCTCGCAAAGCGTCACCCCATCCAACCCCAGGGTGGGAGACTCCGTGACCTATACCCTGACGGTCACCAACAATGGCCCGCAGTCCGCTACCAACGTGGTGCTGACCGATACCCTGCCCGCATCCGTCAATTTGCTGTCCGCTTCATCTTCCTGCCTGATCGCCGGTCCGGTCGTGACGTGCAATCTGGGAACCCTGGCGAACGGGGCCAGCAGCACCGTGATTCTGGTCGCGAATGTATTGACGGATGGCAGCATCACGAACAGCGCAGGCGTCACTTCCGATGTGACGGATAGCGTGGCCGCCAACGATACGGCATCCGTTCTGATCCTGGCTGCTCCATTTGGCAACTCCGACAGCGATATTCCCACGCTGCCGGAATGGGGCGCGATCCTCATGGCCATGCTGCTGATGGGCGCGGCATTTTCAAGAAGGCCGGAGCGCCCGCTTGCATGA
- a CDS encoding peptidyl-prolyl cis-trans isomerase, which produces MKSISKHIPGKTPSIFLCAALFLSATAAGAADAKPDAKGEVVAKMGNLEIRRGEVEQILGLKGSEALPSMAQIDQALRGELLRRKVLEEARRKEWDKRPEVRQQIEVAKEGVVVSSFVNNQARPSADYPSEPEIKAAYEANKSRFMQPARFHLQQIYVADNSTGPKESEAAAQRADELWKLARETGADFSGLARKHSVHAESAARGGDMGWLADDALIPEIRTVIQGLGAGEISKPVKAQNGWHVLKLLERKASAQQTLPEVRDKLVQHLRMNKGAENEQKYLKQLVEKTPVTVNEISLSTLKGAAR; this is translated from the coding sequence ATGAAATCAATCAGCAAACATATTCCCGGCAAAACTCCTTCCATTTTTCTGTGTGCGGCCCTGTTCTTGTCCGCCACTGCCGCTGGCGCCGCAGATGCAAAGCCGGATGCCAAGGGTGAGGTGGTTGCCAAGATGGGAAACCTTGAAATCAGGCGGGGCGAGGTCGAGCAGATACTCGGCTTGAAGGGGAGCGAAGCATTGCCCTCGATGGCGCAGATCGATCAGGCGTTGCGCGGGGAATTATTGCGGCGCAAGGTGCTGGAGGAAGCAAGGCGCAAGGAATGGGACAAGCGGCCGGAAGTCAGACAGCAGATCGAAGTGGCGAAGGAGGGGGTGGTCGTGTCCAGTTTTGTCAACAATCAGGCACGTCCATCCGCGGACTATCCATCGGAACCGGAAATCAAGGCCGCGTACGAAGCCAATAAATCACGCTTCATGCAGCCCGCCCGGTTCCATCTTCAGCAGATATACGTGGCGGATAACAGCACCGGCCCGAAAGAGTCTGAAGCCGCTGCCCAACGGGCTGACGAACTGTGGAAATTGGCTCGGGAAACGGGCGCGGATTTTTCCGGTCTCGCCCGCAAGCATTCGGTGCATGCCGAAAGCGCGGCCAGGGGGGGCGATATGGGGTGGCTGGCGGATGATGCGCTGATACCCGAAATCCGCACCGTCATCCAGGGACTTGGCGCCGGTGAAATCAGCAAGCCGGTGAAGGCGCAAAATGGCTGGCATGTGTTGAAGCTGCTCGAACGCAAGGCGTCCGCCCAACAGACGCTCCCCGAGGTCAGGGATAAGCTGGTGCAGCACCTGCGCATGAACAAGGGGGCCGAAAACGAACAAAAGTACCTGAAGCAACTAGTCGAAAAAACACCCGTCACAGTCAATGAAATTTCTCTTTCCACCCTGAAAGGCGCCGCCAGGTAG
- a CDS encoding trypsin-like serine protease, producing the protein MARPGFAIFRLLALLTALCSGPAFSIMAGDPAADPLDSPPLRADPNVASSPWGGVGSISVKGGTYSAVAISPHFVLTAAHVVSGASANDIVFNLNSTGDMAYRIPAAATYVHPSYSGFRKDGIAFNDIALVRLSSGLPPSTPIYGLLSEPAEIGTIITLVGYGASGNGAKGITVPAGATVKRVGQNVIDLFLPAARRFEFPKAYLFDFDDPAGRLGAMGGPSLGNKLETTLASGDSGSPALVYENGRWLVAGINTFQLSQTHGAVPPHFGSLAGGMWVPAYTDWIKQVISTPVEKETQSGYVWLAGFAALLGGFGLRKERS; encoded by the coding sequence GTGGCACGTCCCGGTTTTGCCATTTTCCGGCTGCTGGCCCTGCTGACCGCGCTCTGCTCCGGGCCGGCATTCTCGATCATGGCCGGTGACCCGGCGGCAGATCCGCTGGATTCGCCACCGCTGCGAGCCGACCCCAATGTCGCGTCTTCGCCCTGGGGCGGGGTGGGCAGCATTTCGGTCAAGGGCGGCACCTACAGCGCGGTCGCGATCTCCCCGCACTTCGTGCTTACCGCTGCGCATGTTGTTTCCGGCGCGTCAGCAAACGATATCGTATTCAACCTGAATTCGACCGGAGACATGGCTTACCGGATTCCTGCCGCCGCCACCTACGTCCACCCGTCGTACAGCGGATTTCGCAAGGACGGCATCGCGTTCAACGATATCGCACTGGTGCGGCTTTCTTCCGGCCTTCCGCCGTCAACGCCTATCTACGGCCTGCTCTCGGAACCGGCTGAGATCGGCACCATCATCACCCTGGTCGGATATGGCGCCTCCGGGAACGGAGCAAAGGGGATCACCGTGCCGGCTGGCGCCACGGTGAAACGGGTGGGGCAGAACGTGATCGACCTGTTTCTTCCCGCGGCCAGACGTTTCGAATTCCCCAAGGCCTATCTGTTCGATTTCGACGACCCGGCCGGACGCCTGGGCGCGATGGGAGGGCCTTCGCTCGGCAATAAACTGGAGACGACTCTCGCCAGCGGTGACTCCGGCAGCCCCGCGCTCGTCTACGAAAACGGGCGCTGGCTGGTCGCCGGGATCAACACTTTTCAGCTGAGTCAGACGCATGGGGCCGTGCCTCCCCATTTCGGCTCCCTTGCGGGTGGCATGTGGGTGCCGGCGTACACGGACTGGATCAAGCAGGTCATATCCACCCCAGTGGAAAAGGAGACGCAGTCCGGCTATGTCTGGCTGGCCGGATTCGCCGCGCTGCTGGGAGGATTCGGGCTGCGCAAGGAGCGCTCATGA
- a CDS encoding mannose-1-phosphate guanylyltransferase/mannose-6-phosphate isomerase: MLIPIILSGGAGTRLWPTSRESHPKPFMKLPDGQSLLHKTFARAASLEGVSEVLTITNREYYFKSRDEYQPARRKFPGVRDTFLLEPFGRNTAAAIALGAFKIAAEHGNEATLLVLPADHLIEDHGAFAAAVKQAAEFAELGQLVTFGIVPTAPETGFGYIEAEGNVVKRFVEKPSYETAQEYVSSGRYLWNSGMFCFKAGTVLEQFKLHAPEIYQHAQQCWEATRAATPNNTAMVEIDPDTFAAIPENSIDYALMEPASLPSPRVGEGQGGRGSVVVVPGRFGWSDIGSWNAISELSAPDNAGNRVIGEAVLVDVGNSFIQSEGRMIAAIGLDNIMIIDTPDALLVANRDHAQDVKKVVQQLKLMNHDSYKLHRTVARPWGTYTVLEESTNFKIKRIVVKPGAALSLQMHYHRSEHWVVVSGTASIVNDDKELLIRTNESTYIPAGHKHRLVNPGLMDLVMIEVQSGEYLGEDDIVRFDDVYGRA; encoded by the coding sequence ATGCTGATACCCATCATTCTCTCCGGCGGAGCCGGCACACGTCTGTGGCCGACTTCCCGCGAATCGCACCCCAAGCCCTTCATGAAGCTCCCCGACGGACAGAGCCTGTTGCACAAGACTTTTGCCCGCGCAGCTTCGCTCGAAGGCGTGAGCGAAGTGCTGACCATCACCAACCGCGAGTATTACTTCAAAAGCCGGGATGAATATCAGCCCGCCAGAAGAAAATTTCCCGGTGTAAGAGACACCTTCCTGCTCGAACCCTTCGGCCGCAACACCGCCGCCGCCATCGCCCTGGGCGCCTTCAAGATCGCTGCCGAACACGGCAACGAGGCCACCCTGCTGGTTCTGCCCGCAGACCATTTGATCGAAGACCATGGCGCTTTCGCCGCAGCGGTAAAACAGGCTGCGGAGTTTGCGGAACTTGGTCAACTGGTCACCTTCGGCATCGTCCCCACCGCCCCGGAAACCGGGTTTGGCTACATCGAGGCGGAAGGTAACGTCGTCAAACGTTTCGTGGAAAAGCCTTCCTATGAAACCGCCCAGGAATATGTCAGCTCCGGCCGCTACCTGTGGAACTCCGGCATGTTCTGCTTCAAGGCCGGCACGGTTCTGGAACAATTCAAACTCCATGCGCCTGAAATTTACCAGCACGCCCAACAATGCTGGGAAGCCACCCGAGCAGCAACCCCGAACAACACCGCCATGGTCGAAATCGACCCGGACACCTTTGCCGCCATCCCCGAAAACTCCATCGACTACGCCCTCATGGAACCCGCATCGCTCCCTTCCCCCCGCGTGGGAGAGGGGCAGGGGGGGAGAGGGAGTGTCGTTGTTGTGCCCGGCCGCTTCGGCTGGAGCGATATCGGCTCGTGGAACGCCATCAGCGAACTCTCCGCACCCGACAACGCGGGCAACCGCGTCATTGGAGAAGCCGTGCTGGTCGATGTCGGCAACTCCTTCATCCAAAGCGAAGGCCGCATGATTGCCGCCATTGGCCTCGACAACATCATGATTATCGACACCCCGGATGCCCTGCTCGTGGCGAACCGGGACCATGCCCAGGACGTAAAAAAAGTGGTGCAGCAACTCAAGCTGATGAACCACGACAGCTACAAACTGCACCGCACGGTTGCCCGCCCCTGGGGCACCTACACCGTGCTGGAAGAAAGCACGAATTTCAAGATCAAACGCATCGTCGTCAAACCGGGCGCTGCGCTTTCGCTGCAAATGCACTACCACCGCAGCGAGCACTGGGTGGTGGTGAGCGGCACGGCGAGCATCGTCAACGATGACAAGGAGCTGCTGATCAGAACCAATGAATCCACGTATATCCCCGCCGGTCATAAACACCGCCTGGTCAACCCGGGACTGATGGATCTGGTGATGATCGAAGTGCAGAGCGGCGAATATCTGGGTGAAGACGATATCGTGCGTTTTGATGATGTGTACGGCCGGGCGTGA
- a CDS encoding undecaprenyl-phosphate glucose phosphotransferase, which translates to MIKLLLDPFVAILMLVTVAAVWGEEFRGPYLVFSLIVFSLTFPGKWPSLSLKSFGNEIAMPWLTTVGILFLFGLASGYSDVFPEDLVATWALLTPVALFFAHRVMHRLVPSILEMEGSMRNAVIVGASELGQTLARELNNGSHLGITFEGFYDDRSPSRIGTITHGKILGGMDNLVERAQYGGIDIIYIALPMASQPRILKLLDDLRDTTASIYFVPDIFVSDLIQARIDHIHGIPVVAVCETPLYGINGLLKRASDLVIASIILLLIMPVMIAIAIGVKLGSPGPVLFRQRRYGLDGKEIVVCKFRSMTVCEDGPTIEQAKRTDKRITPFGSFLRRTSLDELPQFLNVLTGQMSIVGPRPHAVAHNELYRKLVKGYMIRHKVKPGITGWAQVNGLRGETETVDKMQARIQYDIDYLRNWSITFDLMIILKTVLVVARDRNAY; encoded by the coding sequence CTGATCAAGCTTCTGCTCGACCCCTTCGTTGCCATCCTGATGCTGGTCACGGTGGCGGCGGTGTGGGGCGAAGAGTTCAGGGGGCCATACCTGGTTTTTTCCCTGATTGTTTTCTCCCTCACCTTTCCCGGCAAGTGGCCGTCGTTGAGCCTGAAGTCTTTCGGCAACGAGATCGCCATGCCCTGGCTGACCACGGTGGGAATCCTGTTTCTCTTCGGCCTGGCCTCCGGTTACAGCGACGTATTCCCCGAGGATCTCGTCGCTACCTGGGCTTTGCTGACCCCGGTGGCCCTGTTTTTCGCCCACAGGGTCATGCACCGGCTGGTGCCGAGTATTCTGGAAATGGAAGGAAGCATGCGCAATGCCGTGATCGTCGGCGCAAGCGAACTGGGCCAGACCTTGGCGCGCGAGCTGAACAACGGGTCGCACCTGGGGATTACATTCGAAGGCTTTTACGATGATCGCTCACCATCGCGGATCGGAACGATCACGCATGGGAAGATACTCGGGGGCATGGATAATCTGGTCGAGCGCGCTCAGTACGGCGGCATCGACATTATCTACATTGCCCTGCCGATGGCGTCCCAACCCAGAATATTGAAGTTGCTTGACGATCTTCGCGATACCACCGCATCCATTTATTTCGTGCCGGATATTTTCGTTTCCGACCTGATCCAGGCGCGCATCGATCATATTCACGGGATTCCAGTGGTGGCGGTATGCGAAACGCCGCTCTACGGTATTAACGGTTTGTTGAAGCGGGCGAGCGATTTAGTCATCGCGAGCATCATCCTGTTGCTGATTATGCCGGTGATGATCGCAATTGCGATCGGGGTAAAACTGGGCTCGCCCGGCCCCGTGCTTTTCCGCCAGCGCCGCTACGGCCTGGACGGGAAGGAGATCGTGGTCTGCAAGTTTCGCTCCATGACGGTATGCGAGGATGGTCCCACGATCGAGCAGGCAAAACGCACGGATAAACGCATTACCCCATTTGGTTCCTTCCTGCGCCGCACTTCCCTGGACGAGCTGCCGCAATTCCTTAATGTCCTGACCGGCCAGATGAGTATCGTTGGGCCGCGCCCTCACGCAGTGGCCCATAACGAGCTGTACCGCAAACTGGTCAAAGGCTACATGATCCGGCACAAGGTCAAGCCGGGCATCACTGGCTGGGCGCAGGTGAACGGCCTGCGAGGGGAAACCGAAACAGTCGACAAGATGCAGGCGCGCATTCAGTACGACATCGATTACCTGCGCAACTGGTCGATAACTTTTGATCTCATGATCATTCTAAAGACCGTTCTGGTGGTAGCGAGAGATCGCAATGCCTATTGA
- a CDS encoding FxDxF family PEP-CTERM protein has product MSTKFSISVRQIVFGLSSLLALSGQAMATTSDFGAQDAPSSLNFGHTFTAPQSQFQNDYTFSIPDASVNSILSTISLGNFFGISNLQTRLSSDISVTAITPLQTWWSSTTPITIGGVSGAVSVIGPVVLSAGQYVLEVSGDVVGTAGGSYSGILNISPVPETEVWVLMLSGLGLIGLLGARRRRNEGM; this is encoded by the coding sequence ATGAGTACAAAATTCTCAATTTCAGTACGGCAAATTGTTTTCGGATTGTCGAGCTTGCTCGCATTATCGGGACAGGCGATGGCAACGACATCGGATTTTGGAGCTCAGGATGCTCCATCCAGCCTGAATTTCGGGCACACCTTTACCGCTCCGCAGAGCCAGTTCCAGAACGATTACACGTTCAGCATTCCGGATGCATCGGTCAACTCGATTTTATCCACGATCAGTCTCGGTAACTTTTTTGGCATAAGCAATCTCCAGACCAGGCTCAGTAGTGACATTAGTGTGACCGCCATCACACCACTTCAAACGTGGTGGAGCAGCACAACGCCGATAACCATTGGTGGCGTGAGCGGAGCCGTTTCAGTGATCGGCCCGGTCGTTTTGAGCGCGGGTCAGTATGTTCTGGAGGTCAGTGGAGATGTTGTCGGAACAGCTGGCGGCAGCTACTCGGGAATATTGAATATTTCTCCCGTTCCTGAAACGGAAGTATGGGTATTGATGCTTTCCGGCCTGGGCCTGATTGGCCTGCTCGGCGCTCGCCGCAGACGAAATGAGGGCATGTAG